In Microbulbifer sp. GL-2, the following are encoded in one genomic region:
- a CDS encoding L-serine ammonia-lyase, with product MSISVFELFKIGVGPSSSHTVGPMVAARQFVQDLGARAQLQQADRVQVHLYGSLALTGVGHGTDMAVLMGLLGHSPDTIDVDSIDSKMAAIKKERELLLNNDHKIEFVRDRDLVFHMEEFLPQHSNGMTCQAYSGDELLFERSYFSIGGGFVLSEEDFAHKEEIATLLPYDFNNAEQLMKVCDRHGWTIAELAMENEKAFRSEQEVKDRLWNIWKVMDASIERGCHQNGILPGGLSVRRRAAELYRELSKQSPEERNHGLAILDWVSLFALAVNEENAARGRIVTAPTNGAAGVIPAVIAYYVEFVHDPEIHGELKDQVVKFMLTAGAIGMLFKKNASISAAEVGCQGEIGVACSMASAGLAAVEGGSNQQIENAAEIGMEHNLGLTCDPIGGLVQVPCIERNTMGAVKAINGARLALRGDGAHIVPLDSVIETMRQTGIDMQSKYKETSLGGLAVNAVNC from the coding sequence ATGAGTATTAGTGTTTTCGAACTCTTCAAAATCGGCGTCGGTCCATCCAGTTCACACACTGTGGGCCCCATGGTCGCCGCGCGCCAGTTTGTACAGGATCTTGGTGCCCGCGCACAGCTGCAACAGGCAGACCGCGTACAAGTCCACCTTTACGGCTCCCTTGCCCTAACGGGCGTCGGCCACGGAACTGACATGGCGGTACTCATGGGGCTGCTGGGTCACTCTCCCGACACCATTGATGTGGACAGCATTGACAGCAAAATGGCAGCGATCAAAAAAGAGCGCGAGCTACTGCTGAACAATGACCACAAAATTGAATTCGTTCGCGATCGTGACCTGGTCTTCCATATGGAAGAATTCCTGCCGCAACACTCCAATGGCATGACCTGCCAGGCATACTCAGGCGATGAGCTGTTATTTGAGCGCAGCTATTTCTCCATCGGAGGTGGCTTCGTACTCTCTGAGGAAGACTTTGCCCACAAAGAAGAGATTGCCACCCTGCTCCCCTACGACTTCAACAATGCAGAACAGTTGATGAAGGTCTGTGACCGCCACGGTTGGACCATTGCCGAGCTGGCCATGGAAAATGAAAAAGCCTTTCGCAGTGAGCAGGAAGTAAAAGACCGTCTTTGGAATATTTGGAAAGTGATGGACGCCTCCATCGAGCGAGGTTGCCATCAGAACGGGATCCTGCCAGGCGGTCTGAGTGTGCGTCGGCGCGCAGCCGAGCTCTACCGTGAGTTAAGCAAGCAAAGTCCCGAAGAACGCAATCACGGCCTCGCCATCCTCGACTGGGTCAGCCTCTTCGCCCTGGCTGTTAACGAAGAGAATGCCGCCCGCGGGCGCATCGTCACCGCCCCCACCAATGGCGCCGCCGGTGTCATTCCAGCGGTGATAGCCTACTACGTGGAATTCGTACACGATCCGGAAATTCACGGAGAGCTGAAAGACCAAGTGGTAAAATTCATGCTCACCGCCGGAGCCATAGGCATGCTATTCAAGAAAAACGCCTCTATTTCTGCTGCCGAAGTTGGCTGCCAGGGAGAAATTGGCGTTGCCTGTTCCATGGCCTCCGCGGGCCTGGCCGCAGTAGAGGGCGGCAGTAACCAACAGATCGAAAACGCCGCCGAGATCGGTATGGAGCACAACCTTGGTCTTACCTGTGATCCTATTGGTGGGCTTGTGCAGGTACCCTGTATTGAGCGCAATACCATGGGTGCGGTAAAAGCCATCAACGGCGCACGCTTGGCCCTGCGCGGTGATGGCGCTCACATAGTACCGCTCGACAGTGTGATCGAAACCATGCGCCAAACCGGTATCGACATGCAGAGTAAGTACAAAGAGACCTCTCTGGGCGGACTGGCGGTTAACGCGGTCAACTGCTGA
- the cmoB gene encoding tRNA 5-methoxyuridine(34)/uridine 5-oxyacetic acid(34) synthase CmoB, with protein MIDYTQLYQGLQHIPELRSWLAQLPQQIAENLSTHRWGDLPDWRAAMEALPDIKPSDIELAQSVRIGSPGDASAQQLQLLEQELRKLHPWRKGPWEVFGLPIDTEWRSDWKWDRVLPHLAPLENKLILDVGCGNGYHCWRSYGAGARRVIGIDPSAKFVAQFYALKKYLGKEKPVDLLPLGIEALPSNLRAFDTTFSMGVLYHRRSPMDHLRELRETLRPGGQLVLETLVIDGGLGDCLVPEDRYAKMRNVWFFPSCATLESWLRKCGFRNPRTVDLNTTSLEEQRRTGWMQFESLEDFLDPQSPDKTIEGHPAPKRAVLVAEAP; from the coding sequence GTGATCGACTACACCCAACTCTACCAAGGCCTGCAACACATTCCCGAGCTGCGCTCATGGCTTGCACAGCTGCCACAACAAATAGCGGAAAACCTGAGCACGCACCGATGGGGCGACCTGCCTGACTGGCGTGCAGCGATGGAGGCCTTGCCTGATATCAAGCCCTCGGACATTGAGCTTGCGCAAAGTGTGCGGATCGGCAGCCCCGGAGATGCGAGCGCCCAACAATTGCAATTATTGGAGCAGGAACTGAGAAAGCTGCATCCCTGGCGTAAAGGCCCATGGGAAGTTTTCGGCCTGCCTATCGATACCGAGTGGCGCTCCGACTGGAAATGGGATCGTGTATTGCCTCACCTGGCCCCACTCGAAAATAAATTGATACTGGATGTAGGCTGCGGCAACGGCTACCACTGCTGGCGCTCTTACGGTGCCGGTGCCCGGCGCGTGATCGGCATAGATCCATCGGCAAAATTTGTCGCGCAATTCTATGCCCTGAAAAAATACCTCGGCAAAGAAAAACCTGTAGATCTATTACCCCTCGGTATTGAAGCCCTGCCCTCCAATTTGCGTGCCTTCGATACCACTTTCTCCATGGGTGTGCTCTATCATCGCCGCTCTCCGATGGACCATTTGCGCGAACTGCGCGAAACCCTGCGTCCCGGCGGCCAGTTAGTACTGGAGACCCTGGTAATTGACGGTGGACTGGGGGATTGCCTGGTACCAGAAGACCGCTATGCGAAGATGCGGAACGTATGGTTTTTCCCCAGCTGCGCCACTCTGGAGAGCTGGCTGCGCAAGTGCGGTTTCCGCAACCCCAGGACTGTAGACTTAAACACGACCAGTTTGGAAGAGCAACGGCGCACCGGCTGGATGCAATTCGAGTCCCTGGAAGATTTTCTCGATCCGCAGTCACCCGATAAAACGATTGAAGGTCACCCCGCGCCCAAACGTGCGGTTCTGGTCGCGGAAGCGCCGTAG
- the cmoA gene encoding carboxy-S-adenosyl-L-methionine synthase CmoA, translated as MSKQDSIYANPLGQVAGFEFDRQVVQVFPDMIKRSVPGYTTIVAMIGTLAERYAQAGSRCYDLGSSLCAATLAMRHRIPAANCEIIAVDNSKAMVDQARTVLEADSGEVPVQLICDNLQNVEINNASVVVLNFTLQFIPVEERDEILEKIHSGLRPGGILIISEKVDFADKAHNELMIELHHSFKAANGYSVLEIAQKRSALENVLIPETLDTHRRRLKNVGFTSVDVWFQCFNFASLIAIKGNSEK; from the coding sequence ATGAGTAAACAAGACAGCATCTACGCAAATCCACTGGGCCAGGTCGCCGGCTTTGAATTCGATCGCCAGGTAGTGCAAGTTTTCCCGGACATGATCAAACGCTCAGTACCGGGCTACACCACTATTGTGGCGATGATCGGCACACTGGCAGAGCGTTATGCCCAGGCTGGCAGCCGTTGCTATGATCTCGGCAGTTCACTATGCGCCGCAACCCTGGCCATGCGCCATCGAATTCCCGCTGCAAATTGCGAAATAATCGCCGTGGACAACTCAAAAGCCATGGTCGACCAGGCTCGCACTGTACTTGAGGCCGATAGTGGCGAAGTTCCGGTACAACTTATTTGTGACAACCTGCAAAACGTCGAAATCAATAACGCCTCGGTAGTCGTGCTTAATTTCACCCTGCAATTTATTCCGGTGGAAGAGCGCGATGAAATCCTGGAAAAAATTCACAGTGGCCTACGCCCCGGCGGCATACTGATTATTTCTGAAAAAGTGGATTTTGCCGATAAGGCACACAATGAACTGATGATTGAACTGCATCATTCTTTTAAAGCTGCAAACGGCTACAGCGTGCTGGAAATCGCCCAAAAACGCTCAGCCCTGGAAAATGTGCTGATTCCCGAAACACTGGACACCCACCGCAGGCGACTTAAAAATGTCGGTTTTACCAGCGTCGATGTCTGGTTCCAGTGCTTCAATTTTGCCTCACTTATTGCCATTAAAGGCAACTCCGAGAAGTAA
- a CDS encoding insulinase family protein produces MSNSHPAFKLVTSAEIDSLGVRVEEYRHTTTGAQHLHIASDNPENVFLVALRTVPEDSTGVAHILEHTALCGSDKYPVRDPFFMMIRRSLNTFMNAFTSSDWTAYPFASQNRKDFDNLLDVYLDAVFFARLDPLDFAQEGHRLEFTEADNASSELVYKGVVFNEMKGAMSSVSSQLWHTLSKYLFPTTTYHYNSGGEPTDIPKLSYEQLVAFYRSHYHPSNAIFMTFGDIPAAEHQAAFEEKALHKFEQLEKTISVGREDRYQAPLKVEEHYPLNGEALNGKTHIVLSWLLGDVTDLEEALTAHLLAGVLLDNSASPLMKLLETSDLGTSPSPLVGLDDSQRELVFVCGIEGSERENADELEEQVLAVLKDVAENGIPYEQVEASLHQLELQQREIGGDGYPFGLQLILTALTGATHRGDAIGLLNIDATLERLRKQIKDPKFIANKARELLLENQHRVRLVLSPDDQLAARREQAEKEQLAQIKANLSEKEKAQIVETAKALADRQNREDDASILPKVGVEDIPAELPDVEGEAIELGPQKLTRYSAGTNGLVYQQMVCALPELTEEEKQLLPYYCQVLSEVGLGEKDYLEVQQWQTSVVGALHSFTSSRTAIDNLDHLSGHFVLSGKALARNQGGLTELMQATMEQVRFDEHARIKELLLQTLARREQGVVGNGHALAMAAASAGYNRAAWESHATGGLLGLRDLKAMVAGLDKEEGLQQLSAQFQAIHQKILASPRQFLLVGEEDKIGSFSQTLAPLTSNSSVAAANPEAPFERKRVEELWIANSQVNFCAKAYPTVPMSHPDAAPLSVLSGFLRNGFLHRTIREQGGAYGGGAAHDSNIGVFRFYSYRDPRMGETLQDFDASLKWLAEEKHKEEQVEEAVLGVVGGLDKPGSPAGEAKKNFHSGLYGRTHAVRQKFRKQVTEVTLQDLQRVGATYLDPDKASTAVVTGPQGLEAAATLNLQEEKL; encoded by the coding sequence TTGAGCAACTCACATCCTGCATTCAAACTGGTTACCAGCGCAGAAATCGATTCCCTCGGCGTTCGCGTCGAGGAATACCGCCACACCACCACCGGTGCCCAGCACCTGCATATCGCCTCCGACAACCCGGAAAATGTTTTTCTGGTGGCGCTGCGCACAGTGCCCGAGGACTCCACCGGCGTAGCGCATATCCTTGAACACACCGCACTGTGCGGCAGTGACAAGTACCCGGTGCGGGACCCGTTCTTTATGATGATCCGGCGTTCGCTCAACACCTTTATGAATGCCTTTACCAGCTCCGACTGGACTGCCTACCCATTTGCCAGCCAGAACCGCAAGGATTTTGACAACCTGCTCGACGTCTACCTGGACGCGGTATTTTTTGCCCGCCTCGATCCTTTGGATTTTGCCCAGGAAGGTCACCGCCTGGAGTTTACTGAAGCGGATAACGCCAGCAGTGAGCTGGTGTACAAGGGTGTAGTGTTTAACGAAATGAAGGGTGCCATGAGCTCCGTAAGCTCGCAGCTGTGGCACACCCTGAGTAAATACCTGTTCCCCACTACCACCTATCACTACAACTCCGGTGGCGAGCCGACCGATATACCCAAGCTCAGCTATGAACAACTGGTGGCTTTCTATCGCAGCCACTATCACCCGAGCAATGCCATTTTTATGACCTTCGGTGATATTCCCGCCGCAGAGCATCAGGCCGCATTCGAAGAGAAAGCCCTGCACAAGTTCGAGCAGCTGGAAAAGACGATCTCTGTAGGTCGCGAAGACCGCTACCAGGCACCACTCAAGGTAGAAGAGCACTACCCACTGAATGGCGAAGCGCTGAACGGCAAGACCCATATCGTCCTGAGCTGGTTGCTCGGCGACGTCACCGATTTGGAAGAAGCCCTGACCGCACACCTGCTCGCCGGCGTCCTTCTGGACAACAGCGCCTCCCCTCTGATGAAACTACTGGAAACCTCTGACCTGGGCACCTCCCCCTCCCCGCTTGTGGGGCTGGATGATTCCCAGCGTGAGCTGGTATTTGTCTGTGGTATTGAAGGCAGTGAACGAGAGAATGCCGACGAGCTGGAGGAGCAGGTTCTCGCAGTCTTGAAGGACGTTGCCGAAAACGGTATCCCCTATGAACAAGTGGAAGCCAGCCTGCATCAGCTGGAACTTCAGCAACGGGAAATTGGCGGCGATGGCTACCCCTTCGGATTACAGTTGATCCTTACTGCATTGACAGGAGCCACCCACCGCGGCGACGCCATCGGTCTACTGAATATCGACGCCACCCTGGAAAGGCTGCGCAAACAGATCAAGGACCCGAAATTTATTGCCAATAAGGCCCGCGAACTGCTGCTTGAAAACCAACACCGTGTGCGCCTGGTACTGAGCCCTGACGATCAATTAGCCGCTCGCCGTGAGCAGGCCGAGAAAGAGCAACTGGCACAAATCAAAGCAAACCTCAGCGAAAAGGAAAAGGCGCAGATTGTCGAAACTGCCAAAGCCCTGGCTGACCGACAAAATCGCGAAGATGATGCCTCTATTCTGCCCAAAGTCGGCGTGGAGGACATCCCCGCAGAGCTGCCCGATGTAGAAGGCGAAGCCATTGAGCTGGGTCCGCAAAAACTGACGCGCTATAGCGCTGGCACCAACGGCCTGGTTTACCAGCAGATGGTCTGCGCCTTACCTGAGCTCACCGAAGAAGAAAAGCAGCTGTTGCCCTACTACTGCCAGGTACTCAGTGAAGTCGGTCTGGGCGAAAAGGACTACCTGGAAGTACAACAGTGGCAGACCAGCGTTGTCGGTGCTCTGCACAGCTTTACCAGCAGCCGGACGGCCATCGACAATCTCGATCATCTGTCTGGTCACTTTGTCCTGTCCGGCAAAGCACTGGCGCGCAATCAAGGTGGGCTTACCGAGCTGATGCAAGCCACCATGGAACAGGTACGCTTTGATGAGCACGCCCGGATTAAAGAGCTGCTGCTGCAGACATTGGCCCGTCGCGAGCAAGGCGTTGTAGGTAATGGCCATGCCCTGGCCATGGCTGCAGCCAGTGCTGGCTACAACCGCGCCGCCTGGGAGAGCCACGCCACTGGCGGCCTGCTAGGCCTGCGCGACCTGAAAGCAATGGTCGCGGGCCTGGACAAAGAGGAAGGCCTGCAACAACTCTCCGCCCAATTCCAGGCTATTCACCAGAAAATACTGGCATCACCTCGCCAATTTCTACTGGTGGGTGAGGAAGATAAAATTGGCAGCTTCAGCCAGACCCTGGCACCACTCACTTCCAACTCCAGTGTCGCTGCGGCAAACCCGGAAGCTCCGTTTGAGCGCAAGCGCGTGGAAGAGCTGTGGATCGCCAATAGCCAGGTAAATTTCTGTGCCAAGGCCTATCCCACCGTCCCTATGTCCCATCCAGATGCGGCCCCGCTATCCGTATTGAGTGGCTTCCTGCGCAACGGTTTCCTGCACCGCACTATCCGTGAACAGGGCGGTGCCTATGGTGGTGGCGCAGCACATGACAGCAATATCGGCGTGTTCCGTTTCTATTCCTATCGAGATCCGCGCATGGGTGAAACCCTGCAGGACTTCGATGCCTCACTCAAGTGGTTGGCGGAAGAAAAACACAAGGAAGAGCAAGTTGAGGAAGCCGTCCTCGGTGTAGTCGGCGGCCTGGACAAACCAGGTTCTCCGGCAGGTGAAGCCAAAAAGAACTTCCACTCCGGCCTTTATGGCCGCACACACGCCGTGCGCCAGAAATTCCGCAAGCAAGTGACAGAGGTAACTCTGCAAGACCTGCAGCGGGTCGGCGCTACCTACCTGGACCCGGACAAAGCCAGCACCGCCGTAGTAACAGGTCCCCAGGGCCTCGAAGCAGCGGCCACGCTCAACCTGCAGGAAGAGAAGCTCTAA
- a CDS encoding DUF599 domain-containing protein — MSWLDIASVTGFFITWVGYTVFARKKAKETWCLTSSLQWYRVEWMMRMLDRDMRMADTAILSNLERVIGFFASTSILILAGLVTALTANKAAIEVITSLPFAEPTSVEQFELKVMLLILIFIYAFFNFTWSLRQYSFANVLIGAAPPPEADDLSEEERRRFAISISKVIDHAGHSYNYGLRSYYFSMSVLSWFIHPLLFIASYLFVVCVLYRREFLSKALNSILAAREGGLERQQRKKIDE, encoded by the coding sequence TTGTCCTGGTTGGATATTGCCAGCGTCACTGGTTTTTTTATCACATGGGTGGGTTACACCGTTTTTGCGCGAAAAAAGGCCAAGGAAACCTGGTGTCTTACTTCCTCCCTGCAGTGGTATCGGGTGGAGTGGATGATGCGTATGCTCGATCGCGATATGCGTATGGCGGATACAGCGATCCTGAGTAACCTCGAAAGGGTGATCGGTTTCTTTGCCTCCACCAGCATCCTGATACTGGCGGGCTTGGTCACGGCTCTGACGGCAAATAAAGCCGCTATCGAAGTGATTACCAGTTTGCCTTTTGCAGAGCCAACTTCTGTTGAGCAGTTCGAGCTCAAAGTTATGCTGTTGATCCTTATTTTTATCTACGCATTTTTTAACTTTACCTGGTCGCTGCGCCAGTATTCGTTTGCCAATGTGTTGATCGGTGCAGCGCCACCACCTGAAGCCGACGATCTCTCCGAGGAGGAGCGTCGCAGATTTGCTATCAGTATTTCAAAAGTGATCGACCACGCGGGCCACAGCTACAACTACGGCTTGCGCTCCTATTACTTTTCCATGTCAGTATTGAGCTGGTTCATCCATCCGCTGTTGTTTATCGCCAGTTATCTGTTTGTGGTGTGTGTACTGTATCGGCGCGAGTTCTTGTCCAAGGCGCTGAACTCGATTTTGGCGGCGCGTGAAGGTGGCCTGGAACGCCAGCAGAGGAAAAAGATTGATGAATGA
- a CDS encoding nucleotide pyrophosphohydrolase, translating into MNDREILMAFDEVAEARGWQSLHSAKNLAMALSVEVAELGRHFQWKDDSEICALMETGGAAEVAAELADIQMYLTKLTAVLGVDLDTALRDKINENRSRCLAALRSEESDER; encoded by the coding sequence ATGAATGATCGTGAAATCCTGATGGCCTTCGATGAAGTTGCTGAAGCTCGCGGTTGGCAGTCTCTGCATTCAGCAAAAAACCTGGCCATGGCGCTGTCGGTAGAAGTGGCAGAACTCGGGAGGCACTTCCAGTGGAAAGATGACAGTGAAATCTGCGCCCTGATGGAAACTGGAGGTGCTGCAGAGGTTGCTGCAGAGCTGGCAGATATCCAGATGTATCTAACCAAGTTGACGGCGGTGCTGGGGGTTGATTTGGACACTGCATTGCGTGACAAAATCAATGAGAATCGCAGCCGCTGTTTGGCTGCCTTGCGCAGTGAGGAATCCGATGAGCGCTAG
- a CDS encoding methyltransferase: MSASRFSDRNFDDLAHRFRNRIYGGLKGDIRLAVLNRDLAPLLNSESHSLKVVDAGGGQGHFAMDLAQAGHKVYLADISAQMLEHAAAEVEQRQLQKQVTLLHKPLQALPQQAELREADLVICHAVLEWLEQPQLAVRQLRSLLKPGGHLSLTFYNRRALEFRLLQRGSFRQLERNIDGDYWGGHPGSLTPQNPLLEEWVEEWLSEAGFEVSCHSGIRCFHDFMTPSIRDKLPVAAIVQKELEYSQLDPYRQLARYIHFLCKAR; this comes from the coding sequence ATGAGCGCTAGCCGTTTCAGCGATCGCAATTTTGATGACCTGGCACACCGTTTTCGTAATCGTATTTATGGAGGGCTTAAGGGAGACATTCGCCTGGCAGTGTTAAACAGAGACCTGGCACCTCTGCTCAATTCGGAATCACACTCCTTAAAAGTAGTGGATGCCGGTGGCGGCCAGGGGCACTTTGCAATGGATCTGGCCCAGGCCGGACATAAGGTATACCTCGCCGATATCTCTGCACAGATGCTCGAGCACGCCGCTGCCGAGGTGGAACAACGGCAGTTGCAAAAACAAGTGACGCTCCTGCATAAGCCACTGCAGGCCTTGCCGCAACAGGCAGAACTGCGCGAGGCAGACCTGGTGATCTGCCATGCGGTGCTGGAATGGCTGGAGCAGCCTCAGCTGGCAGTGCGACAATTACGCAGCCTGTTAAAGCCCGGCGGCCATCTCTCCCTGACATTCTACAATCGACGCGCGCTGGAGTTTCGCTTGCTGCAGCGTGGTAGCTTCCGCCAGCTGGAGCGCAATATCGATGGAGATTACTGGGGTGGGCATCCTGGCAGTCTTACCCCACAAAACCCGTTATTGGAGGAATGGGTAGAAGAGTGGTTGAGTGAGGCGGGTTTTGAAGTGTCGTGCCACAGTGGTATTCGTTGTTTCCACGATTTTATGACGCCCTCAATCCGGGATAAATTACCGGTAGCGGCGATAGTGCAGAAGGAATTGGAATACTCCCAGCTGGATCCCTACCGACAGCTTGCTCGATATATCCACTTCCTCTGCAAGGCGCGCTGA
- a CDS encoding molecular chaperone DnaJ: protein MARLILLLLILLAAWYAWQKIKASAPENKRKQIFLATVLAAAVLVVLLALSGRLHWVGAAVLLILPVVGRLLNQLTRFLPWLAPFFERYSRGQQQQNQQQGEENWQEQKAAQNNQGPPLTEHEARRILGVGANAGKEEIVGAHRKLIQKLHPDRGGNDYLASRVNAAKELLLNIL, encoded by the coding sequence TTGGCACGCTTAATTTTACTGCTGCTTATTTTACTCGCAGCTTGGTACGCCTGGCAGAAGATCAAGGCCAGCGCACCCGAAAATAAACGCAAACAGATTTTCCTCGCTACAGTCCTGGCGGCTGCGGTGCTTGTAGTATTGCTCGCACTGAGCGGGCGGCTGCATTGGGTTGGCGCTGCAGTGCTGTTAATTCTGCCGGTAGTAGGCCGTTTGCTCAACCAACTGACCCGCTTCTTGCCCTGGCTGGCACCATTTTTTGAGCGATACTCCCGCGGCCAGCAGCAACAGAATCAACAACAGGGGGAGGAAAACTGGCAGGAGCAAAAGGCGGCTCAAAACAACCAGGGCCCGCCACTCACAGAACACGAAGCACGGCGAATTCTCGGCGTGGGTGCTAACGCGGGCAAGGAGGAAATTGTCGGTGCGCACCGCAAACTGATCCAAAAGCTACACCCGGACCGTGGTGGCAATGACTACCTGGCCTCTCGGGTGAATGCCGCAAAAGAGTTGCTGTTGAACATTTTGTGA
- the msrA gene encoding peptide-methionine (S)-S-oxide reductase MsrA, producing the protein MQYDKFQIPDADQILPGRPQPMDITGVHFVNGNSIKEPFPEGMEVAIFGMGCFWGAERIFWETDGVFATAVGYSDGATENPNYDEVCSGRTGHAEVVKVVFDPKVISYAELLKLFWDMHDPTQGMRQGNDIGSQYRSCVFCTSDEQKKEAEASKAGIQAALDEKQRGQVTTEISMAQPFYYAEEYHQQYMAKNKEAICPILRNPMHD; encoded by the coding sequence ATGCAATACGACAAATTCCAGATACCGGATGCGGATCAGATTTTGCCTGGTCGGCCGCAGCCGATGGACATCACTGGCGTCCACTTCGTTAATGGCAATTCTATCAAGGAGCCGTTCCCTGAAGGTATGGAAGTTGCCATATTTGGTATGGGCTGTTTCTGGGGCGCCGAGCGTATATTCTGGGAAACCGATGGTGTTTTTGCCACTGCTGTTGGTTACTCTGACGGGGCCACGGAAAACCCGAATTATGATGAGGTGTGCAGCGGCCGCACTGGCCATGCGGAAGTGGTCAAAGTGGTCTTCGACCCAAAGGTTATCAGCTATGCCGAGCTTTTGAAGCTCTTTTGGGACATGCATGACCCAACTCAGGGCATGCGCCAGGGTAATGATATTGGCTCGCAGTATCGCTCCTGTGTTTTTTGTACTTCCGATGAACAGAAGAAAGAGGCGGAAGCCAGCAAGGCTGGAATTCAGGCTGCACTGGATGAAAAGCAGCGCGGCCAGGTCACTACGGAGATCAGCATGGCGCAGCCATTCTATTATGCTGAGGAGTATCATCAGCAGTATATGGCGAAAAACAAGGAAGCCATTTGCCCGATCCTTCGCAATCCCATGCATGACTGA
- a CDS encoding sulfurtransferase, with the protein MKKNDETALIEIADLLELQKNSTPVILDCRYELADPESGARAYTAGHIPGAHYASLHRDLSAPVQHFGGRHPMPSSVQFQQYARSLGINSDTPVVVYDDNRLGFAARAWFLFYFFGHKTVSILNGGLRAWLDAGQALETSEPTPCELGNFSATPKENLLVHYEQLKPTLGNAPWQLVDARDQERFEGLEEPIDPIAGHIPTAINQPWKRMTDESSGKVKSPQALSQQWESLADGRPLLNYCGSGVTACVNFFAQHLAGRHDSLLYPGSWSDWCAHQQEEK; encoded by the coding sequence ATGAAAAAAAATGACGAAACTGCCCTGATTGAAATTGCGGACCTGCTGGAGCTTCAAAAAAACTCGACTCCTGTCATTCTCGACTGCCGCTACGAGCTGGCTGACCCGGAAAGTGGTGCCCGCGCCTACACCGCTGGCCATATCCCTGGAGCCCACTACGCCAGCTTGCACCGGGACCTCTCTGCGCCAGTACAGCACTTCGGCGGGCGCCATCCCATGCCCAGCAGCGTCCAATTCCAACAGTATGCCCGGAGCCTGGGCATTAACAGCGACACACCGGTCGTCGTGTATGACGACAATCGCCTGGGATTTGCCGCGCGGGCCTGGTTCCTGTTTTACTTTTTTGGCCACAAGACTGTCAGCATTTTAAACGGTGGCCTGCGAGCCTGGCTCGATGCAGGGCAAGCACTGGAAACCAGCGAACCGACGCCATGCGAGCTCGGAAACTTTAGCGCCACCCCAAAGGAAAACCTGCTGGTGCACTACGAGCAGCTCAAACCCACCCTTGGAAATGCCCCCTGGCAGCTGGTAGACGCCCGCGACCAAGAACGTTTTGAGGGACTAGAAGAACCCATAGACCCCATTGCCGGACATATCCCCACCGCGATAAACCAGCCCTGGAAAAGGATGACCGATGAATCTAGCGGCAAGGTGAAATCCCCACAGGCTCTCAGCCAGCAGTGGGAATCATTGGCTGACGGGCGCCCCCTGTTAAATTACTGCGGTTCAGGTGTGACCGCCTGTGTAAATTTCTTTGCCCAACACCTTGCCGGACGCCACGACTCCCTGCTGTATCCCGGTAGTTGGAGCGATTGGTGTGCCCACCAGCAGGAGGAGAAATAG